The Nicotiana tabacum cultivar K326 chromosome 14, ASM71507v2, whole genome shotgun sequence genome contains a region encoding:
- the LOC107813597 gene encoding uncharacterized protein LOC107813597, with product MLSCDNYTEWKEKVLLTLGCSDLDQVLRVEEPPIPTESSTPVAKANYEQRERSNHLSLMLIKAHISQSIRGSIPKIDKVKAYMKAIDEQFVSSNKALASTLMKRLSSMTFDRSRTVREHIMEMRDIDAKLKSPEVDMSETFLVHFILNSLPAKYGPFKISYNTHKDKWSINELLTMCVQEEERRKHETPESINMVTHGKINAKVFP from the coding sequence ATGCTTTCTTGTGACAATTATACTGAATGGAAGGAGAAAGTCCTTCTCACTTTAGGGTGCTCGGATCTGGACCAGGTACTCCGTGTGGAAGAACCACCTATTCCCACGGAATCAAGTACACCAGTGGCTAAGGCTAATTATGAGCAGCGAGAGCGATCCAATCACTTAAGTTTAATGCTCATAAAAGCCCACATAAGCCAAAGCATTAGGGGTTCTATCCCTAAAATCGATAAGGTCAAAGCTTACATGAAGGCAATTGATGAACAATTCGTAAGCTCTAACAAAGCATTGGCCAGCACCCTTATGAAGAGGCTCTCAAGTATGACTTTTGACAGAAGTCGTACAGTGCGTGAGCACATTATGGAGATGAGAGATATTGATGCTAAACTCAAGTCCCCTGAGGTTGATATGTCTGAAACATTTCTTGTGCATTTCATTCTCAACTCACTTCCTGCGAAATATGGTCCGTTCAAGATTTCTTACAACACACATAAAGATAAATGGTCAATCAATGAACTTTTGACCATGTGTGTTCAAGAAGAAGAGAGGAGGAAGCATGAGACACCTGAAAGTATTAATATGGTGACTCATGGTAAAATAAATGCAAAAGTGTTcccatga